From the Anoplopoma fimbria isolate UVic2021 breed Golden Eagle Sablefish chromosome 14, Afim_UVic_2022, whole genome shotgun sequence genome, one window contains:
- the arhgap24 gene encoding rho GTPase-activating protein 24 isoform X3: protein MCEWADRERMTANHETYLLMASTQNDMEDWVKTIRRVIWAPFGGGIFGQKLEETVRFERRFGNKLAPMLVEQCVDFIRQWGLREEGLFRLPGQANLVKELQDAFDCGEKPSFDCNTDVHTVASLLKLYLRELPEPVVPFHKYDDFLACAKLLSKDDEMGMKEMRKLVENLPPVNFNLLKYICRFLDEVQSYSGVNKMSVQNLATVFGPNILRPKVEDPVAIMEGTVLVQQLMAVLIGRHDVLFPLDEDSPTALELVNNNIELQRRQATTATSATVSQNAENNNTQVVRQCVWEAPESPSHRQQVDNSGSPRSASPRNGVLGRFDVTRSPPLTVKKNPAFSKGSGIVTNGSFSSSPSSDPSQEKSQTLNGCGSLPVRRPGTLKGSGTKMGTSGVTSGSCSGGNGTGVVRMGISGTDAVTGSVNGRSGLWVPNGCVTLRENNKTRDCSHGDQTSNQNRLSTYDNVQLNHQNLQQQNHITNTCLNTSHEDKQSVDSATWSTSSCEISLPDNSTSCRSSTTTCPEQDFYGGHYEDLDGPVQDIEPPQSGGGGEAEGRNSNREGSGGGAGRSSGGTSSSNNSDGYTVGNGPGSHSALHSLVASLKQEMQKQKTEYEARIKSLEQRNLELETEMVGLHEELDQERKKYTMAEIKLRNAERAKDDAERRNQMLQKEMEQFFSTFSDLTATGNAPAADPRRPDRNNSIWIQ from the exons ATGTGTGAAT GGGCAGACAGAGAGCGGATGACAGCCAACCATGAGACCTACCTCCTTATGGCCAGCACCCAGAATGACATGGAGGATTGGGTGAAGACGATCCGCAGGGTCATCTGGGCTCCTTTTGGTGGAG GGATCTTCGGTCAGAAGTTGGAGGAAACTGTTCGGTTTGAGCGGCGGTTTGGGAACAAGTTGGCCCCTATGCTGGTGGAGCAGTGTGTGGATTTCATCCGGCAGTGGGGCCTCAGAGAGGAGGGCCTATTCAGGCTGCCCGGACAGGCCAACCTGGTCAAAGAGCTGCAGGATGCCTTTGACTGTGGAGAGAAACCTTCTTTTGATTG TAACACAGATGTGCATACAGTAGCCTCTCTACTGAAGCTGTATCTCAGAGAGCTGCCAGAGCCCGTCGTCCCCTTCCACAAGTATGACGACTTTCTGGCCTGTGCCAAGCTCCTCAGCAAAGATGATGAAATG GGTATGAAGGAAATGAGAAAGCTTGTGGAAAATCTACCTCCAGTGAACTTCAACCTTCTCAAGTACATCTGCAG aTTTCTAGATGAAGTCCAATCATATTCAGGAGTGAATAAAATGAGCGTCCAAAACTTGGCCACAGTTTTTGGGCCAAATATCCTGAGGCCGAAGGTCGAGGATCCAGTGGCTATTATGGAAG GTACTGTTCTGGTCCAGCAGCTCATGGCCGTTTTGATCGGCCGCCACGACGTGCTCTTCCCCCTGGACGAGGACAGCCCCACGGCCCTCGAGCTCGTCAACAACAACATCGAGCTACAACGGCGACAAGCCACCACAGCTACCTCCGCCACAGTGTCCCAAAACGCCGAGAACAACAACACGCAGGTGGTGCGACAGTGTGTTTGGGAGGCGCCCGAGTCTCCCTCGCACCGCCAGCAGGTGGACAACAGCGGCTCCCCACGATCGGCGAGCCCTCGTAACGGTGTCCTGGGACGCTTTGACGTCACCCGCAGTCCACCGCTGACTGTCAAAAAGAACCCGGCCTTCAGTAAAGGCAGTGGGATTGTGACAAACGGCTCCTTCAGCTCCTCGCCCTCCTCAGACCCCAGTCAAGAAAAGAGCCAGACTTTGAACGGTTGTGGGAGTTTACCTGTGCGGCGTCCCGGGACGCTCAAGGGCTCCGGCACAAAAATGGGCACCAGTGGCGTGACGAGTGGAAGCTGCTCTGGAGGGAACGGGACCGGAGTCGTGCGAATGGGCATCTCCGGCACCGATGCGGTCACAGGGAGTGTGAACGGCCGCAGTGGTCTCTGGGTACCAAACGGCTGCGTGACGTTACGCGAGAACAACAAAACGCGTGACTGCTCCCACGGGGATCAAACGTCCAACCAGAACCGTCTGTCCACGTATGACAACGTCCAGTTGAACCATCAgaacctgcagcagcagaaccaCATCACCAACACGTGTCTGAACACCAGCCACGAGGACAAGCAGAGCGTAGACAGCGCCACCTGGTCCACCTCCTCCTGTGAGATCTCTCTGCCCGACAACTCCACTTCCTGTCGCTCCTCCACGACGACCTGCCCCGAGCAGGACTTCTATGGGGGTCATTATGAAGACCTGGATGGACCGGTACAGGACATTGAGCCTCCCCAGTCCGGTGGAGGAGGCGAGGCGGAGGGCAGAAACAGCAATAGAGAGGGaagtggaggtggagcagggaGGAGCAGTGGGGGGACCAGCAGCAGTAATAACAGTGATGGGTACACCGTCGGTAACGGACCCGGCAGTCACAGTGCTCTGCACAGTTTAGTGGCCAGTCTTAAACAGGAGATGCAAAAGCAGAAGACAGAGTACGAGGCCAGGATAAAGAg CTTGGAGCAGCGTAACCTGGAGCTGGAGACGGAGATGGTGGGCCTCCACGAAGAGCTGGACCAGGAGAGGAAGAAGTACACCATGGCGGAGATCAAGCTGCGCAACGCCGAGCGCGCCAAGGACGACGCCGAGCGGCGAAACCAGATGCTGCAGAAAGAGATGGAGCAGTTCTTCTCCACCTTCAGCGACCTCACTGCGACCGGCAACGCCCCGGCCGCCGACCCCCGTCGACCGGATCGTAACAACTCCATCTGGATACAGTGA
- the arhgap24 gene encoding rho GTPase-activating protein 24 isoform X2: MEVVHQAIHSLPQYGLCDLLSSHQGADRERMTANHETYLLMASTQNDMEDWVKTIRRVIWAPFGGGIFGQKLEETVRFERRFGNKLAPMLVEQCVDFIRQWGLREEGLFRLPGQANLVKELQDAFDCGEKPSFDCNTDVHTVASLLKLYLRELPEPVVPFHKYDDFLACAKLLSKDDEMGMKEMRKLVENLPPVNFNLLKYICRFLDEVQSYSGVNKMSVQNLATVFGPNILRPKVEDPVAIMEGTVLVQQLMAVLIGRHDVLFPLDEDSPTALELVNNNIELQRRQATTATSATVSQNAENNNTQVVRQCVWEAPESPSHRQQVDNSGSPRSASPRNGVLGRFDVTRSPPLTVKKNPAFSKGSGIVTNGSFSSSPSSDPSQEKSQTLNGCGSLPVRRPGTLKGSGTKMGTSGVTSGSCSGGNGTGVVRMGISGTDAVTGSVNGRSGLWVPNGCVTLRENNKTRDCSHGDQTSNQNRLSTYDNVQLNHQNLQQQNHITNTCLNTSHEDKQSVDSATWSTSSCEISLPDNSTSCRSSTTTCPEQDFYGGHYEDLDGPVQDIEPPQSGGGGEAEGRNSNREGSGGGAGRSSGGTSSSNNSDGYTVGNGPGSHSALHSLVASLKQEMQKQKTEYEARIKSLEQRNLELETEMVGLHEELDQERKKYTMAEIKLRNAERAKDDAERRNQMLQKEMEQFFSTFSDLTATGNAPAADPRRPDRNNSIWIQ, encoded by the exons ATGGAGGTGGTTCATCAGGCGATTCATAGTTTACCACAGTACGGATTATGTGATTTATTATCCTCGCATCAAG GGGCAGACAGAGAGCGGATGACAGCCAACCATGAGACCTACCTCCTTATGGCCAGCACCCAGAATGACATGGAGGATTGGGTGAAGACGATCCGCAGGGTCATCTGGGCTCCTTTTGGTGGAG GGATCTTCGGTCAGAAGTTGGAGGAAACTGTTCGGTTTGAGCGGCGGTTTGGGAACAAGTTGGCCCCTATGCTGGTGGAGCAGTGTGTGGATTTCATCCGGCAGTGGGGCCTCAGAGAGGAGGGCCTATTCAGGCTGCCCGGACAGGCCAACCTGGTCAAAGAGCTGCAGGATGCCTTTGACTGTGGAGAGAAACCTTCTTTTGATTG TAACACAGATGTGCATACAGTAGCCTCTCTACTGAAGCTGTATCTCAGAGAGCTGCCAGAGCCCGTCGTCCCCTTCCACAAGTATGACGACTTTCTGGCCTGTGCCAAGCTCCTCAGCAAAGATGATGAAATG GGTATGAAGGAAATGAGAAAGCTTGTGGAAAATCTACCTCCAGTGAACTTCAACCTTCTCAAGTACATCTGCAG aTTTCTAGATGAAGTCCAATCATATTCAGGAGTGAATAAAATGAGCGTCCAAAACTTGGCCACAGTTTTTGGGCCAAATATCCTGAGGCCGAAGGTCGAGGATCCAGTGGCTATTATGGAAG GTACTGTTCTGGTCCAGCAGCTCATGGCCGTTTTGATCGGCCGCCACGACGTGCTCTTCCCCCTGGACGAGGACAGCCCCACGGCCCTCGAGCTCGTCAACAACAACATCGAGCTACAACGGCGACAAGCCACCACAGCTACCTCCGCCACAGTGTCCCAAAACGCCGAGAACAACAACACGCAGGTGGTGCGACAGTGTGTTTGGGAGGCGCCCGAGTCTCCCTCGCACCGCCAGCAGGTGGACAACAGCGGCTCCCCACGATCGGCGAGCCCTCGTAACGGTGTCCTGGGACGCTTTGACGTCACCCGCAGTCCACCGCTGACTGTCAAAAAGAACCCGGCCTTCAGTAAAGGCAGTGGGATTGTGACAAACGGCTCCTTCAGCTCCTCGCCCTCCTCAGACCCCAGTCAAGAAAAGAGCCAGACTTTGAACGGTTGTGGGAGTTTACCTGTGCGGCGTCCCGGGACGCTCAAGGGCTCCGGCACAAAAATGGGCACCAGTGGCGTGACGAGTGGAAGCTGCTCTGGAGGGAACGGGACCGGAGTCGTGCGAATGGGCATCTCCGGCACCGATGCGGTCACAGGGAGTGTGAACGGCCGCAGTGGTCTCTGGGTACCAAACGGCTGCGTGACGTTACGCGAGAACAACAAAACGCGTGACTGCTCCCACGGGGATCAAACGTCCAACCAGAACCGTCTGTCCACGTATGACAACGTCCAGTTGAACCATCAgaacctgcagcagcagaaccaCATCACCAACACGTGTCTGAACACCAGCCACGAGGACAAGCAGAGCGTAGACAGCGCCACCTGGTCCACCTCCTCCTGTGAGATCTCTCTGCCCGACAACTCCACTTCCTGTCGCTCCTCCACGACGACCTGCCCCGAGCAGGACTTCTATGGGGGTCATTATGAAGACCTGGATGGACCGGTACAGGACATTGAGCCTCCCCAGTCCGGTGGAGGAGGCGAGGCGGAGGGCAGAAACAGCAATAGAGAGGGaagtggaggtggagcagggaGGAGCAGTGGGGGGACCAGCAGCAGTAATAACAGTGATGGGTACACCGTCGGTAACGGACCCGGCAGTCACAGTGCTCTGCACAGTTTAGTGGCCAGTCTTAAACAGGAGATGCAAAAGCAGAAGACAGAGTACGAGGCCAGGATAAAGAg CTTGGAGCAGCGTAACCTGGAGCTGGAGACGGAGATGGTGGGCCTCCACGAAGAGCTGGACCAGGAGAGGAAGAAGTACACCATGGCGGAGATCAAGCTGCGCAACGCCGAGCGCGCCAAGGACGACGCCGAGCGGCGAAACCAGATGCTGCAGAAAGAGATGGAGCAGTTCTTCTCCACCTTCAGCGACCTCACTGCGACCGGCAACGCCCCGGCCGCCGACCCCCGTCGACCGGATCGTAACAACTCCATCTGGATACAGTGA
- the arhgap24 gene encoding rho GTPase-activating protein 24 isoform X4, with translation MTANHETYLLMASTQNDMEDWVKTIRRVIWAPFGGGIFGQKLEETVRFERRFGNKLAPMLVEQCVDFIRQWGLREEGLFRLPGQANLVKELQDAFDCGEKPSFDCNTDVHTVASLLKLYLRELPEPVVPFHKYDDFLACAKLLSKDDEMGMKEMRKLVENLPPVNFNLLKYICRFLDEVQSYSGVNKMSVQNLATVFGPNILRPKVEDPVAIMEGTVLVQQLMAVLIGRHDVLFPLDEDSPTALELVNNNIELQRRQATTATSATVSQNAENNNTQVVRQCVWEAPESPSHRQQVDNSGSPRSASPRNGVLGRFDVTRSPPLTVKKNPAFSKGSGIVTNGSFSSSPSSDPSQEKSQTLNGCGSLPVRRPGTLKGSGTKMGTSGVTSGSCSGGNGTGVVRMGISGTDAVTGSVNGRSGLWVPNGCVTLRENNKTRDCSHGDQTSNQNRLSTYDNVQLNHQNLQQQNHITNTCLNTSHEDKQSVDSATWSTSSCEISLPDNSTSCRSSTTTCPEQDFYGGHYEDLDGPVQDIEPPQSGGGGEAEGRNSNREGSGGGAGRSSGGTSSSNNSDGYTVGNGPGSHSALHSLVASLKQEMQKQKTEYEARIKSLEQRNLELETEMVGLHEELDQERKKYTMAEIKLRNAERAKDDAERRNQMLQKEMEQFFSTFSDLTATGNAPAADPRRPDRNNSIWIQ, from the exons ATGACAGCCAACCATGAGACCTACCTCCTTATGGCCAGCACCCAGAATGACATGGAGGATTGGGTGAAGACGATCCGCAGGGTCATCTGGGCTCCTTTTGGTGGAG GGATCTTCGGTCAGAAGTTGGAGGAAACTGTTCGGTTTGAGCGGCGGTTTGGGAACAAGTTGGCCCCTATGCTGGTGGAGCAGTGTGTGGATTTCATCCGGCAGTGGGGCCTCAGAGAGGAGGGCCTATTCAGGCTGCCCGGACAGGCCAACCTGGTCAAAGAGCTGCAGGATGCCTTTGACTGTGGAGAGAAACCTTCTTTTGATTG TAACACAGATGTGCATACAGTAGCCTCTCTACTGAAGCTGTATCTCAGAGAGCTGCCAGAGCCCGTCGTCCCCTTCCACAAGTATGACGACTTTCTGGCCTGTGCCAAGCTCCTCAGCAAAGATGATGAAATG GGTATGAAGGAAATGAGAAAGCTTGTGGAAAATCTACCTCCAGTGAACTTCAACCTTCTCAAGTACATCTGCAG aTTTCTAGATGAAGTCCAATCATATTCAGGAGTGAATAAAATGAGCGTCCAAAACTTGGCCACAGTTTTTGGGCCAAATATCCTGAGGCCGAAGGTCGAGGATCCAGTGGCTATTATGGAAG GTACTGTTCTGGTCCAGCAGCTCATGGCCGTTTTGATCGGCCGCCACGACGTGCTCTTCCCCCTGGACGAGGACAGCCCCACGGCCCTCGAGCTCGTCAACAACAACATCGAGCTACAACGGCGACAAGCCACCACAGCTACCTCCGCCACAGTGTCCCAAAACGCCGAGAACAACAACACGCAGGTGGTGCGACAGTGTGTTTGGGAGGCGCCCGAGTCTCCCTCGCACCGCCAGCAGGTGGACAACAGCGGCTCCCCACGATCGGCGAGCCCTCGTAACGGTGTCCTGGGACGCTTTGACGTCACCCGCAGTCCACCGCTGACTGTCAAAAAGAACCCGGCCTTCAGTAAAGGCAGTGGGATTGTGACAAACGGCTCCTTCAGCTCCTCGCCCTCCTCAGACCCCAGTCAAGAAAAGAGCCAGACTTTGAACGGTTGTGGGAGTTTACCTGTGCGGCGTCCCGGGACGCTCAAGGGCTCCGGCACAAAAATGGGCACCAGTGGCGTGACGAGTGGAAGCTGCTCTGGAGGGAACGGGACCGGAGTCGTGCGAATGGGCATCTCCGGCACCGATGCGGTCACAGGGAGTGTGAACGGCCGCAGTGGTCTCTGGGTACCAAACGGCTGCGTGACGTTACGCGAGAACAACAAAACGCGTGACTGCTCCCACGGGGATCAAACGTCCAACCAGAACCGTCTGTCCACGTATGACAACGTCCAGTTGAACCATCAgaacctgcagcagcagaaccaCATCACCAACACGTGTCTGAACACCAGCCACGAGGACAAGCAGAGCGTAGACAGCGCCACCTGGTCCACCTCCTCCTGTGAGATCTCTCTGCCCGACAACTCCACTTCCTGTCGCTCCTCCACGACGACCTGCCCCGAGCAGGACTTCTATGGGGGTCATTATGAAGACCTGGATGGACCGGTACAGGACATTGAGCCTCCCCAGTCCGGTGGAGGAGGCGAGGCGGAGGGCAGAAACAGCAATAGAGAGGGaagtggaggtggagcagggaGGAGCAGTGGGGGGACCAGCAGCAGTAATAACAGTGATGGGTACACCGTCGGTAACGGACCCGGCAGTCACAGTGCTCTGCACAGTTTAGTGGCCAGTCTTAAACAGGAGATGCAAAAGCAGAAGACAGAGTACGAGGCCAGGATAAAGAg CTTGGAGCAGCGTAACCTGGAGCTGGAGACGGAGATGGTGGGCCTCCACGAAGAGCTGGACCAGGAGAGGAAGAAGTACACCATGGCGGAGATCAAGCTGCGCAACGCCGAGCGCGCCAAGGACGACGCCGAGCGGCGAAACCAGATGCTGCAGAAAGAGATGGAGCAGTTCTTCTCCACCTTCAGCGACCTCACTGCGACCGGCAACGCCCCGGCCGCCGACCCCCGTCGACCGGATCGTAACAACTCCATCTGGATACAGTGA